One part of the Anopheles coustani chromosome 2, idAnoCousDA_361_x.2, whole genome shotgun sequence genome encodes these proteins:
- the LOC131263029 gene encoding putative mediator of RNA polymerase II transcription subunit 26 translates to MIPQHNQVISPLSHSEMDTMGAQQQFATPPVFGSQMVDKNSSTPYTDATQTKKHSPGHIKRPMNPFMVWSQIERRKICEVTPDMHNAVISKNLGQRWKMLSAAERQPFIDEAERLRQLHTREYPNYKYRPKKKQVKGTSHKTVAAGSGSPSPASSSSACTGSPESASSRDSCGSSSSSSSSSASSLSSQSPLAAATPTGKSATGGASTKRNRTASGKVSKGGSYTGTTNLKSKKQVIIHEVGQPTMAAVATAATVTTLAAQPDCYSLATPKLLPNSPESATLYDENSLISPEPPFGAFSDGTPIFTELHMFEVDDSKDFDHDGKAFLFANGAGGLTDGSAASNNSNNTTSTSSPNDGIRLGHVSATCNSPLPQHQTHHPQSNHNNNNNNSLQINNNNLQQQQHHQLTSEDKLFECQQQHQLSPQQSICYSDTDGDCVKSEKYYDDDDCQSDRFGGILDGDSCLDAVSGINRIDESLDLGVSTGVSNGAGAATSCFDEMTSYNGHFTLTDQSQQQQQQQSAQQQQQQQQMQVQQHSQHHQQQQQQHGTLASFNEITNGQQCHQLLQPFQYSTNQQPLHASSLRQLPQGHQQHHQQQQQQVEQHLMQQQCLVGSPASVFANCQPSPVDGFASGSVVLDCNMDYNSKTDDSLPILDGMLSTPAMEGLGFEAMETASSSSGSHLEFITSDNSIFLTDPHYIEFRV, encoded by the coding sequence ACGAAAAAACACAGTCCCGGACACATCAAGCGGCCGATGAACCCGTTCATGGTGTGGAGCCAGATCGAGCGGCGCAAGATCTGCGAGGTGACGCCCGACATGCACAACGCGGTCATCTCCAAGAACCTTGGTCAGCGCTGGAAGATGCTGAGCGCGGCCGAACGGCAGCCGTTCATCGACGAGGCGGAACGCTTGCGTCAGCTACACACGCGCGAGTATCCGAACTACAAGTACCGTCCAAAGAAGAAGCAGGTAAAGGGAACGTCTCACAAGACCGTCGCAGCCGGATCGGGTTCGCCTTCGCCCGCGTCGTCCTCCTCCGCCTGCACCGGGTCGCCCGAGTCGGCCTCGTCGCGGGATAGCTGCGGATCCTCATCctcatcgtcctcgtcgtccgcATCGTCCCTGTCCTCGCAGTCGCCCCTGGCGGCGGCCACCCCGACCGGTAAGTCGGCGACGGGCGGAGCGTCCACCAAGCGCAACCGAACCGCCAGCGGGAAGGTCTCCAAGGGAGGCAGCTACACCGGCACGACGAACCTGAAGTCCAAGAAGCAGGTCATCATCCACGAGGTTGGCCAGCCGACGATGGCGGCGGTCGCAACGGCCGCCACGGTGACGACGCTGGCCGCTCAGCCGGACTGCTACTCGCTGGCCACCCCGAAGCTGCTGCCCAACTCGCCCGAGAGTGCCACGCTGTACGACGAAAACTCGCTGATCTCACCCGAACCCCCGTTCGGGGCCTTCTCCGACGGTACGCCCATCTTCACCGAGCTGCACATGTTCGAGGTGGACGACAGCAAGGACTTCGACCACGACGGAAAGGCGTTCCTGTTCGCGAACGGTGCCGGCGGGCTGACCGACGGCTCGGCCGCCAGTAACAATAGCAAcaacaccacctccaccagcaGCCCGAATGACGGCATTCGGCTCGGGCATGTGTCCGCGACCTGCAACAGTCCGCTCCCGCAACACCAGACCCATCACCCTCAAAGCAatcacaacaacaataacaacaacagtcTTCAGATCAACAACAATaacctccagcagcagcagcaccaccaactCACCTCCGAGGACAAGCTGTTCGAgtgccagcagcagcatcaactgTCCCCTCAGCAGTCCATCTGCTACTCGGACACCGATGGAGATTGCGTGAAGTCGGAAAAGTactacgatgacgacgactgCCAGAGTGACCGATTCGGGGGCATCCTCGATGGGGATAGCTGCCTTGACGCGGTGTCCGGTATTAACCGAATAGATGAATCACTGGATCTGGGTGTTTCGACTGGGGTGTCCAACGGAGCCGGTGCTGCAACGTCCTGCTTTGACGAGATGACGTCATACAATGGGCACTTTACGCTAACCGACCAGagtcagcaacagcagcagcagcaatcagcccaacagcaacagcagcagcaacagatgCAGGTGCAGCAACACAgtcagcaccaccagcagcagcagcaacagcatggTACACTGGCGAGCTTTAACGAAATCACCAACGGCCAGCAATGCCACCAGCTCCTGCAGCCGTTCCAGTACTCGACCAACCAGCAGCCCCTGCACGCCAGCAGCCTCCGACAGCTCCCCCAGGGCCATCAGcaacatcaccagcagcaacagcagcaggtcGAGCAGCACCTGATGCAACAGCAGTGCCTGGTCGGATCGCCAGCTTCGGTGTTCGCCAACTGTCAGCCGTCGCCGGTGGACGGGTTCGCTTCCGGGTCGGTCGTGCTGGACTGCAACATGGACTACAACAGCAAAACGGACGACAGCCTGCCCATCCTGGACGGCATGCTCAGTACGCCCGCCATGGAAGGGCTCGGCTTCGAGGCGATGGAGACGGCGTCCTCGTCCAGCGGCTCGCACCTGGAGTTCATCACCAGCGACAACAGTATCTTCCTGACCGACCCGCACTACATCGAGTTCCGCGTCTAA